One Campylobacterota bacterium DNA segment encodes these proteins:
- the prmC gene encoding peptide chain release factor N(5)-glutamine methyltransferase yields MSQRLSSLHEALTQKLSGVVESPRREAELLLMAYLGKDQLYFITHQDDLIDDSDPKLCEWIEKRSRNVPLEYLTRRVSFYSREFYVDEGALIPRPETEHLIDEVLKRVDPRESISVAEVGVGSGIISIMLALHLPNARFIAVDISPAALAVARRNIEAFGLSERIELREGDLLSCVDETIDLLVSNPPYIALDAPLESNLSFEPQNALFGGEIGDEIIRRLIGEVYARRIGCFVCEMGYDQRTKVQEYLTPFAVQSLEFYTDLAGFDRGFVLKAVHE; encoded by the coding sequence GTGTCCCAACGACTAAGCAGTCTGCACGAAGCACTGACGCAAAAACTGTCGGGAGTCGTCGAATCTCCCCGCCGTGAAGCCGAATTGCTTCTGATGGCGTATCTGGGAAAAGATCAGCTTTATTTCATAACCCATCAAGACGACCTGATAGACGACAGTGACCCGAAACTGTGTGAATGGATCGAAAAACGTTCCCGTAACGTTCCCCTTGAATACCTTACCCGGCGTGTCAGCTTTTACAGTCGGGAGTTCTACGTCGACGAAGGGGCGTTGATTCCCCGCCCCGAAACGGAGCACCTGATCGATGAGGTCCTCAAACGTGTAGACCCGCGCGAATCGATCAGTGTTGCGGAAGTAGGAGTGGGTAGCGGGATCATTTCGATCATGCTGGCCCTGCACCTGCCCAACGCCCGTTTCATTGCCGTGGATATCTCTCCGGCGGCACTGGCGGTAGCGCGACGTAACATCGAAGCGTTCGGCCTCAGCGAGCGGATCGAGCTGCGGGAGGGGGATCTTCTCTCCTGCGTGGACGAGACGATTGATCTGCTGGTATCCAATCCCCCCTATATCGCACTGGATGCCCCGCTGGAGAGCAACCTCTCGTTTGAACCCCAAAACGCCCTTTTCGGAGGGGAGATCGGGGATGAGATCATCCGGCGCCTCATCGGTGAAGTATATGCGCGTCGAATCGGTTGTTTTGTTTGTGAAATGGGATACGACCAACGTACGAAAGTGCAGGAATATCTTACGCCATTTGCGGTACAATCATTGGAATTTTATACCGATCTCGCGGGATTCGACCGGGGGTTCGTTTTAAAGGCGGTACATGAATAA
- a CDS encoding DUF4149 domain-containing protein, producing the protein MNKKAAVDALYLLLVGMTAGAVLVLGVFVAAVVFHSELFLSVPLLSRFEEGKIMGEVFRRFSYWGYVMAAVIVLYEVSRYKVMQIDKIAILSALGSVATLLLFSAVYTPKILAYQALGESGIDEGFEALHKASEIDFKILLITLSVLFVRRAYLMAVKR; encoded by the coding sequence ATGAATAAAAAAGCAGCGGTCGACGCACTCTATCTGCTACTGGTCGGGATGACGGCCGGCGCCGTTCTGGTTCTGGGCGTTTTCGTCGCGGCGGTTGTTTTCCACTCCGAACTTTTCTTGAGCGTACCGCTTCTGTCCCGTTTCGAAGAGGGGAAAATCATGGGAGAGGTGTTTCGCCGCTTCAGCTACTGGGGATACGTGATGGCGGCCGTTATCGTTCTGTATGAAGTTTCCCGTTACAAGGTGATGCAAATCGACAAAATCGCGATTCTGAGCGCATTGGGTTCGGTCGCGACGCTGCTTCTTTTCAGCGCGGTGTACACTCCGAAAATCCTGGCCTACCAGGCGCTTGGGGAAAGCGGGATCGACGAAGGGTTCGAAGCGCTTCACAAAGCAAGCGAGATTGATTTCAAAATTCTCTTGATTACCCTGAGCGTACTGTTTGTGCGCCGTGCGTATCTGATGGCGGTAAAACGATGA
- a CDS encoding M48 family metallopeptidase: MYTFYIFIRTYVSVMQIGYVNRLKCKGAVLMGEADYRDAAAYAIAKERLSIIEGMVEYFLFLAWMGGMIAWLDGALMEEGGLTQTIGAVMGLVLINAFVTLPLGWYAKFKIDARFGFNRSSTAQYVKDTLITTFLSVLFGSLVVWGVASIIASSEEWWLWSFAFIMTVVVAINMFFPTVRALFFDKVTPLEDPELKSKIEELMQKTGFVSSGVFVSDASKRDARLNAYFGGLGKAKRVILFDTLIQKLTPAELIAVLGHELGHFAHGDLYKNIAMVGAMLFGMFAFFGNLPQTLYLELGVAQSPHVVMMLFLLMLPMVSFFIMPLFGLMSRHNEYEADRSGAELGGAGHLADALKKLVSENKSFPLSHPLYRFFHTTHPPVVERLRALGYEIRIDAEEGYGDPCPND; the protein is encoded by the coding sequence GTGTACACATTTTATATTTTCATCCGGACATACGTCAGCGTGATGCAGATCGGTTACGTCAACCGCCTCAAATGCAAGGGTGCGGTGTTGATGGGCGAAGCCGATTATCGCGATGCCGCAGCGTATGCGATCGCCAAAGAGAGGCTTTCGATCATCGAAGGGATGGTGGAATATTTTCTATTCCTCGCATGGATGGGAGGAATGATCGCATGGCTTGATGGCGCATTGATGGAAGAGGGCGGATTGACCCAAACGATCGGCGCCGTGATGGGCCTGGTGCTTATTAACGCTTTTGTGACGCTTCCTCTGGGATGGTATGCCAAGTTTAAAATCGACGCGCGTTTCGGCTTCAACCGTTCGAGCACGGCTCAATACGTCAAAGATACGTTGATCACAACCTTCTTGAGTGTTCTGTTCGGAAGCCTCGTCGTGTGGGGCGTCGCTTCGATCATCGCTTCGAGCGAGGAATGGTGGTTATGGAGCTTCGCGTTCATCATGACCGTCGTCGTGGCGATCAATATGTTTTTCCCCACGGTCCGTGCCCTGTTTTTCGATAAAGTGACACCGCTCGAAGACCCCGAACTCAAATCGAAGATCGAAGAGCTGATGCAAAAAACCGGTTTTGTCTCAAGCGGCGTATTCGTCAGCGACGCGAGCAAGCGCGATGCGCGGCTCAACGCTTATTTCGGAGGGCTCGGGAAAGCCAAACGGGTGATTTTGTTCGATACCCTCATCCAGAAACTTACTCCTGCCGAACTGATCGCGGTGCTGGGGCATGAACTGGGACATTTCGCCCACGGCGATCTGTACAAAAATATCGCGATGGTGGGTGCGATGCTGTTTGGAATGTTCGCCTTTTTCGGCAATCTCCCCCAAACGCTGTATCTTGAACTCGGCGTAGCCCAAAGCCCGCACGTTGTCATGATGCTGTTTCTTCTGATGCTCCCGATGGTGAGCTTTTTCATCATGCCGCTCTTTGGTCTCATGAGTCGTCATAACGAGTATGAAGCCGACCGAAGCGGTGCCGAGCTCGGAGGGGCCGGGCATCTGGCCGACGCGCTCAAAAAACTGGTGAGCGAAAACAAAAGCTTCCCGCTATCCCATCCGCTCTACCGCTTTTTCCACACGACTCACCCGCCGGTCGTCGAACGGCTGCGGGCGCTGGGTTACGAGATCCGTATCGATGCGGAGGAAGGGTACGGTGATCCGTGTCCCAACGACTAA